The DNA window CTGGGGGATATATCAGTCGCTGGCGATCCCGCCCTGGTACGTGCTGGTCGTTGCGGCGCCGTTGTTTTTCATTCTCGGCTATCTGCTGCAGCGGCTGCTGCTCAATCGCGTCATATCGGCGCCGGTGCTGGTGACGCTGACGCTGACATTCGGGCTCGATCTGATCCTGAACAACGCGATGATCTATTTTTTCAAGGCGGACTACCGGAAGCTCACTCTGAGCCCGCCGATTGGTTCGATCTCGCTGTTCGACGTGGTGGTCCCGGTCGATCGGCTGATTGCCACGGCAGCCGCACTGGCGCTGACCGGGGTGCTTTATCTGGTACTGCGGCGCTCGCGGGTCGGCCGCGCCATCGTTGCCGTCAGACTCGATCGCGACGCCGCGGTGCTGATGGGCGTCGATGTCAAATCGATCTACGCCATCGCGTTCGGCCTCGGTGCCGCGCTGGCGGGATGCGCCGGTGTGTTGATGGCGCTGATTTTCCCGATCTCGCCGCTGACCTCGTCGACGTTTCTCGGCAAGGCCTTCGTGGTCTGCGTGCTCGGCGGTCTCGGCAGCGTTTCGGGCGCACTGGCCGGCGGCCTGCTGCTGGCGCTGGTCGAGGGCGTCGGTTCGGTAGCCATCGGACCATCGCATGCGACCACGCTTTCCTTTGTGCTGTTGATCGTGTTCCTGATCGTCAGACCGCAGGGGCTGCTCGGCCGGAAGGGTTTCGAATGACCCGGCTCAATCTGGCGCTTTTGCTGCTCATCGGCTGCATCGCGGCGCTGCCCTTGTTCGGCGGGCCTTACGCTCTGCGGCTCGGCACCATCGCCTGCATGTACGCCATCCTCGCGCTGTCCTGGAATGTCGTCGGCGGCTTCGCCGGCTATCCGTCGTTCGCGACCGCGGCGTTTTTTGGGTTCGGCGCCTATACGACCGGAGTGCTGCTCAATGATGGATTGTCGCTGACGCTGTCGATCATGGCGACGCTGGCCGCGTCGTTCCTGTTGGCGGGCCTGCTTGGCGTCGTGCTGTTGCGGTTGCGCGGCCACTACTTCGCGATCGCCAGCCTCTCGCTGGTCGAAGTGCTGCGCGAACTCGTCAACAACGCCACCGATCTCACCGGCGGGGGCATGGGCCTGAACATCCCGCTGGCCTCCGGTTCAGGTATTCTGGCAGACGCCACCTTCTTCTTCTATGCGATGTGGGGATTGCTGCTGGCGACCGCGCTGATGGTGATCGCCGTTTCGATGTCGAGGCTCGGATTCGGGCTTGCCTGCATCCGGCAGAACGAGACCGCCTCCGACATGGTCGGCCTGAACTCCACGCTCTACAAGAGCGTCGCGTTCGGCCTGTCGGCCTGCTTCGTCGGCGCCGCCGGCGGCCTCTATGCCGCCTGGGTCCATTACATCGATCCCTCCGACGTGTTCGACATTCTCTACTCGGTAAAGCCCATCGTGATGGCGCTGATGGGCGGGCTTGGATCGCCGCTCGGCGTGGTCAGCGGCGCCTTTCTTTATCTCGGGCTCGAGGAGGTGGTCTGGCGCAACTACATCCAGATCCACAGCGGCGTGCTCGGCGTGTTGATCGTCATGCTGTTGTTGTTCCTGCCCCGCGGCCTGATTTCGCTGCGCTGGAGCATGTTGTGGCGGAAGGCGAAGCATGTCTGAGATCCTTCGCCTCGACGCCGTATCCAAGCGCTTCAGCGGTTTGCAGGCGCTTCGCGACGTGACGCTTTGCATCAACAAAGGTGAGGTGCTGGGACTGATCGGCCCGAACGGCGCCGGCAAGACCACGCTGGTCAATACTGTCTGTGGCGTGACGCCTGCCAGCTCCGGCCGCGTCACCTTCATGGGAAAGGACATCACGGCGATCAAGACCTATCAGGCGGCGCGGCTCGGGTTGTCGCGCACATTCCAGATCGTGCAGCCATTCGCCGAATTCACCGCGCTCGACAATGTCGCGGCTGCGGCGCTGTTCTCGCAGCGAGGTGAGAGCGTGAAGTCCGCACGCGAGGAAGCTCGCGCGCATCTCGCATTCGTGGGGCTGGATGCCCAGGCCGGGCAATCGGCGGCGACGCTGACGCTGGCGATGCGCAAGCGGCTGGAACTGGCCAAGGCGCTGGCGATGAAGCCGAAGCTGCTGTTCCTTGACGAGGTCAATGCCGGACTGAACAGCGCCGAGGTGGAGCGGGCGACGAAACTCATTCATCAACTGGCGGCAGACGGCATCACCATCGTGATGATAGAACATCTCATGAAAGTCGTGCTCAACGTCTGCACCCGCATCGCCGTGCTGCACGACGGGCAATTGATCGCCGACGGTCAGCCGCGCGATGTCATCAAAAATCCCGCGGTGGTCGAGGCCTATCTCGGGCAGCAATATGCGCAAAGGAGTGCCGGTCGTGGCTAGCTCCCTGATCCTCGAACTGCAGGGTCTGCGCGCCGGCTATGGCGAGATCCAGGTGCTGTGGGGCATCGACATGGCCCTGCGGCGGGGCGAGATCACCGCACTGATCGGTTCAAACGGCGCGGGCAAGACCACCTTGATGCGCGCACTGTCGGGCCTCATTCCGATCCAGGGCGGCTATTATTCTTCCGAAGGCAGGGATCTCACCGGGGATACATCAGCTGAAATTCTTGGCCATGGCATCGTCCACGTCCCGGAGGGACGACGGCTGTTCGGCGCGATGAGCGTTGAGGACAATCTTCTGATGGGGGCCTATTCGAGAAAGGTAAGCCGCGGCGAACTCGGCCGAAACCTCGATTCCGTCTACGCCACATTCCCGAAATTGCGCGAGCGCCGCAATCAGGCGGCTGCGACGCTGTCCGGCGGCGAGCAGCAGATGTGTGCCATCGGCCGCGGCCTGATGAGCGCGCCGCGGCTTCTGATGATCGACGAATTGTCGCTTGGGTTATCGCCGCTGCTGGTCGAACAACTGGTCGCGGCATTGCGGGCGTTGAATGCCCAGGGGATGTCGATTTTGCTGGTCGAGCAGGACGTCACGACCGCGCTCGATCTTTGCCATTCGGCCTACGTCATGGACATGGGCCGCATCGTGCGCTCCGGGCTCGGCCAGGAATTGCTGGCCGATCCCATCATTCGCGACGCGTATCTCGGTGTCCTCCAAGATTAACCGCGCAAACGCTTCACTGCAAGTTGAAGGAGATTCCTATGATCGAGACCATCGAGGCTGACAACAGCGGATACCGATTCATACCGGGCGTCAGCCAGTATTCGTGCGGCATTGGTGCGCTTCCCGGCTTCACCATCGAGCGCGTGCGTTTCTCGAACGTGGTTCCGCTCAAGCGGGGCTTTGAAAAAATTGCAGAGATCATCAAGGCTGCCGGCCGGCCCCTGGCGGCGTTCGGCGCCTGCGAACTTCGCTCGCCCGCGCCGTTCACCGAAGAAGGTTTTAGGGCCTTCAACGAAGTCTATATCAAGACGTTGATCGAATGGGGGGTGATGAAGAACGGGGTCAATCCGGTCGCACGAAGCAATGTCTGTCCGAAGCTCGATCCGCCCCCGGAGCCGGGCTTTCACGCCTTCTGTTTTACGACCGCCGCGCCGAACGCGCCGGCGTCGTTCGTTATTGCCGGCAGCGGCGAGTCGGTCGAGGGCAAAGCCAACTATCGCGACTATACGGTTCGCCTCGGTGACACCAGCCCGGAAGCGATGCTGGAGAAGGCGAAATGGGTGCTCGACGAGATGGAGCGGCGCATGAGCGCGTTCGCCGGCGACTGGCGCCAGACCACCGCGGTGCAGCTCTACACGATT is part of the Bradyrhizobium erythrophlei genome and encodes:
- a CDS encoding branched-chain amino acid ABC transporter permease, which gives rise to MTRLNLALLLLIGCIAALPLFGGPYALRLGTIACMYAILALSWNVVGGFAGYPSFATAAFFGFGAYTTGVLLNDGLSLTLSIMATLAASFLLAGLLGVVLLRLRGHYFAIASLSLVEVLRELVNNATDLTGGGMGLNIPLASGSGILADATFFFYAMWGLLLATALMVIAVSMSRLGFGLACIRQNETASDMVGLNSTLYKSVAFGLSACFVGAAGGLYAAWVHYIDPSDVFDILYSVKPIVMALMGGLGSPLGVVSGAFLYLGLEEVVWRNYIQIHSGVLGVLIVMLLLFLPRGLISLRWSMLWRKAKHV
- a CDS encoding branched-chain amino acid ABC transporter permease encodes the protein MLVAQVLINALVLGCLYACIAIGFSLVWGVLNVINLIHGSFIVLGAYLAWGIYQSLAIPPWYVLVVAAPLFFILGYLLQRLLLNRVISAPVLVTLTLTFGLDLILNNAMIYFFKADYRKLTLSPPIGSISLFDVVVPVDRLIATAAALALTGVLYLVLRRSRVGRAIVAVRLDRDAAVLMGVDVKSIYAIAFGLGAALAGCAGVLMALIFPISPLTSSTFLGKAFVVCVLGGLGSVSGALAGGLLLALVEGVGSVAIGPSHATTLSFVLLIVFLIVRPQGLLGRKGFE
- a CDS encoding ABC transporter ATP-binding protein; this translates as MRKGVPVVASSLILELQGLRAGYGEIQVLWGIDMALRRGEITALIGSNGAGKTTLMRALSGLIPIQGGYYSSEGRDLTGDTSAEILGHGIVHVPEGRRLFGAMSVEDNLLMGAYSRKVSRGELGRNLDSVYATFPKLRERRNQAAATLSGGEQQMCAIGRGLMSAPRLLMIDELSLGLSPLLVEQLVAALRALNAQGMSILLVEQDVTTALDLCHSAYVMDMGRIVRSGLGQELLADPIIRDAYLGVLQD
- a CDS encoding ABC transporter ATP-binding protein — protein: MSEILRLDAVSKRFSGLQALRDVTLCINKGEVLGLIGPNGAGKTTLVNTVCGVTPASSGRVTFMGKDITAIKTYQAARLGLSRTFQIVQPFAEFTALDNVAAAALFSQRGESVKSAREEARAHLAFVGLDAQAGQSAATLTLAMRKRLELAKALAMKPKLLFLDEVNAGLNSAEVERATKLIHQLAADGITIVMIEHLMKVVLNVCTRIAVLHDGQLIADGQPRDVIKNPAVVEAYLGQQYAQRSAGRG
- the cnbZ gene encoding 2-amino-5-chloromuconate deaminase CnbZ, with translation MIETIEADNSGYRFIPGVSQYSCGIGALPGFTIERVRFSNVVPLKRGFEKIAEIIKAAGRPLAAFGACELRSPAPFTEEGFRAFNEVYIKTLIEWGVMKNGVNPVARSNVCPKLDPPPEPGFHAFCFTTAAPNAPASFVIAGSGESVEGKANYRDYTVRLGDTSPEAMLEKAKWVLDEMERRMSAFAGDWRQTTAVQLYTIRDVFPFLERELGKRGVLRPGLTWHFNRPPVVDLEYEMDCRRVHIERVIEV